From a region of the Cygnus atratus isolate AKBS03 ecotype Queensland, Australia chromosome 3, CAtr_DNAZoo_HiC_assembly, whole genome shotgun sequence genome:
- the GJA10 gene encoding gap junction alpha-10 protein, protein MGDWNLLGSILEEVHIHSTIVGKIWLTILFIFRMLVLGVAAEDVWDDEQSEFICNTEQPGCSNICYDKAFPISLIRYWVLQIIFVSSPSLVYMGHALYRLRALEKERQKRKAHLRAQLEDLEPVPEEHKRVERELRKLEEQKKVNKAPLRGSLLRTYVLHILTRSVVEVGFMIGQYLLYGFHMPPLYKCTRPPCPNTVDCFVSRPTEKTIFMLFMHSIAAVSLFLNILEIAHLGLNKIHKTLAGRPRRPAGRADDEAGPCHPTNGSAMPPRPSASPPPPPSSSSAAAGGLQRRGEPGAAAPPRRRPPGSVQHRGQRPPASSSSEEAPPGTVGTAGPGTGPGTGPGTSRGLPRKHSRVRACRDVQEELGESPDSGHCPGTRKSSFLSRVLPASPEGSGNQSAASPGGSATGSGAGSPSGCEGQRSQEGSPAGSPPPPAAATGRRVSMASSAPPPVGQMAGG, encoded by the coding sequence ATGGGGGACTGGAACTTGTTGGGCAGCATCCTTGAGGAAGTCCACATCCACTCCACCATCGTCGGCAAAATCTGGCTCACGATCCTCTTCATATTCCGGATGCTGGTGCTGGGAGTGGCTGCCGAAGATGTCTGGGACGACGAGCAGTCGGAGTTCATCTGCAACACggagcagcctggctgcagcaatATCTGCTACGACAAAGCCTTCCCCATCTCTTTGATCAGATACTGGGTATTGCAGATCATATTTGTCTCGTCTCCGTCTCTAGTTTACATGGGCCACGCGCTCTACAGGTTAAGGGCTCTAGAGAAGGAGCGGCAGAAGAGGAAAGCCCACCTGCGGGCTCAGCTGGAAGACCTGGAGCCCGTGCCCGAGGAACACAAGCGAGTGGAGAGGGAGCTGCGGAAGCTGGAGGAACAGAAGAAGGTGAATAAGGCCCCCCTGAGGGGGTCCCTGCTGCGCACCTATGTGCTACATATCCTGACCCGCTCGGTGGTCGAGGTGGGCTTTATGATAGGTCAGTATCTTCTGTACGGGTTCCACATGCCCCCCCTTTACAAGTGCACCCGTCCCCCTTGCCCGAACACGGTGGATTGCTTTGTGTCCCGGCCCACAGAGAAGACCATCTTCATGCTTTTCATGCACAGCATCGCCGCCGTCTCCCTCTTCCTCAACATCCTCGAGATCGCCCACCTGGGCCTCAACAAGATCCACAAGACCCTGGCGGGCCGGCCGCGGAGGCCGGCGGGCCGGGCTGACGACGAGGCCGGCCCCTGCCACCCCACCAACGGCTCGGCGATGCCTCCTCGCCCTTCGGCCTCCCCTCCGccgcctccctcctcctcctcggccgcCGCCGGGGGCCTCCAGCGCCGGGGGGAGCCCGgagccgccgccccgccgcgccgccgccccccgggcTCGGTGCAGCACCGCGGACAGAGGCCGCCGGCATCGTCCAGCAGCGAGGAGGCTCCGCCGGGCACTGTGGGGACAGCGGGGccggggacggggccggggaCAGGGCCGGGGACGTCCCGCGGGCTGCCCCGCAAGCACAGCCGGGTGAGGGCCTGCAGGGACGTGCAGGAGGAGCTCGGCGAGTCCCCCGACAGCGGGCACTGCCCCGGCACCCGCAAGTCCAGCTTCCTCTCCAGGGTGCTGCCCGCCAGCCCCGAGGGCAGCGGCAACCAGAGCGCTGCctccccggggggctccgcCACCGGCTCCGGGGCCGGCTCCCCGTCGGGCTGCGAGGGGCAGCGGAGCCAGGAGGGCAGCCCGGCaggcagccccccgccgcccgccgccgccacggGACGACGGGTGTCCATGGCAAGTAGCGCCCCGCCGCCCGTGGGGCAGATGGCGGGTGGGTGA
- the BACH2 gene encoding transcription regulator protein BACH2 isoform X1 has protein sequence MSVDEKTDSPMYVYESTVHCTNILLCLNDQRKQDILCDVTLIVEGKEFRAHRAVLAACSEYFLQALVGQTENDLVVSLPDEVTVRGFGPLLQFAYTAKLLLSRENIQEVIHCAEFLRMHNLEDSCFSFLQTQLLNNEDGLFLCKKDTTCQRMHDEENSDGDEEETMESETSKISCPRERMHQESFNFEATVAGADKGEGMLPDPDMLRDSKDNLDKDAVTRYPRYKKYQLACTKNVYNTSHISTSGFASTFSEESSGNGLKSGLAMGQIKSEPQNEENDEESITLCLSGDEPDIRDKEGDVEMDRKQPSPTCVDRPKSGSSPSCLRSFFNRTKSIDLVGFPSTSQQHFGRSPACPFEKGTTQGDHKTDYVPFTGNYGQSHAMQKDASNFTVGSPLRGPGFETLCKQEGELDRRSVIFSSNACDQVNTSVHSYSGVSSLDKDLTETVPKGLWAGGSQSLPSSQTYSHSGLTADHLSGRMRPNTSCPVPIKVCPRSPPLETRTRTSSSCSSYSYAEDGSGGSPCSLRLCELSSSPCSQGPRFLAPEHQEPGVVGDGLYNPVRAQIKCEPSYGTNSSDESGSFSEADSESCPVQDRGHEVKLPFPVDQITDLPRNDFQMMIKMHKLTSEQLEFIHDVRRRSKNRIAAQRCRKRKLDCIQNLECEIRKLVCEKEKLLSERNQLKASMGELLDNFSCLSQEVCRDMQSPEQIQALHRYCPVLRPMDLQTATTISPSPAGVEQSLVPSQCVGESMQCCSEQGSVQLGAPWLPNNVSENCSAGGGGLDGAEPGTYPERELPREQSSQTVTVDFCQEMTDKCTTDEQPRKDYT, from the exons GTCACTGTCAGGGGATTTGGTCCATTGCTACAGTTTGCCTACACTGCGAAGCTGTTACTCAGCAGAGAAAACATCCAGGAGGTCATCCACTGCGCTGAGTTCCTGCGCATGCACAACCTGGAGGACTCCTGCTTCAGCTTCCTTCAGACACAGCTGCTGAACAATGAAGATGGCCTGTTCCTGTGCAAAAAAGATACCACCTGTCAGCGCATGCACGATGAAGAGAACTCGGATGGAGACGAGGAGGAGACAATGGAATCGGAGACGTCAAAAATATCTTGCCCAAGAGAGAGAATGCACCAGGAGTCCTTCAATTTTGAAGCCACTGTTGCTGGAGCAGACAAAGGAGAAGGGATGCTGCCTGACCCTGACATGCTGAGAGATAGCAAGGACAATTTGGACAAAGATGCAGTAACACGGTACCCCAGATACAAGAAATACCAGCTTGCTTGTACCAAGAATGTCTACAACACATCACACATCAGTACCTCAGGTTTTGCAAGCACATTCAGTGAAGAGAGCTCTGGAAATGGCCTCAAATCAGGACTTGCTATGGGGCAGATAAAAAGCGAGCCTCAAAATGAAGAGAACGATGAAGAAAGCATCACACTTTGCCTGTCTGGAGATGAACCTGACATCAGGGATAAAGAAGGGGATGTTGAAATGGACAGGAAACAGCCAAGCCCCACTTGTGTCGACAGGCCGAAAAGTGGGTCCTCTCCTTCTTGCTTGCGGTCTTTCttcaacagaacaaaaagcataGATTTGGTTGGCTTCCCCAGCACTTCCCAACAGCACTTTGGCAGGAGTCCAGCATGCCCTTTTGAAAAAGGGACAACTCAGGGTGACCACAAAACTGATTATGTCCCTTTCACGGGGAACTATGGACAGTCCCATGCCATGCAGAAGGATGCTTCCAACTTCACAGTGGGATCGCCACTCAGGGGGCCCGGCTTTGAAACTCTCTGTAAGCAAGAAGGGGAACTGGACAGGAGGAGTGTTATATTCTCTTCAAACGCTTGTGACCAAGTAAACACTTCGGTGCATTCATATTCTGGTGTGAGCAGCTTGGACAAAGACCTCACTGAGACTGTGCCAAAGGGTCTGTGGGCTGGTGGCAGCCAGTCTCTGCCCAGCTCCCAGACCTATTCCCACAGCGGACTGACAGCTGATCACTTGTCGGGAAGGATGCGGCCGAACACCAGCTGTCCAGTGCCAATTAAAGTTTGCCCTCGCTCGCCTCCTTTGGAAACCAGAACCAGGACCTCCAGCTCATGCTCCTCCTACTCGTACGCAGAGGACGGCAGCGGCGGCTCTCCCTGTAGTCTGCGTCTTTGTGagctctcctcttccccctgctcccaaGGCCCCCGATTCCTGGCGCCCGAGCACCAGGAGCCCGGTGTGGTGGGAGATGGATTGTACAACCCAGTCCGAGCCCAGATTAAATGTGAGCCATCCTATGGAACAAACTCCAGCGATGAGTCTGGGTCATTCTCAGAAGCAGACAGTGAATCATGTCCTGTGCAAGACAGAGGGCATGAG gtgaaacttccttttcctgttgATCAAATCACAGATCTTCCAAGGAATGATTTCCAGATGATGATAAAGATGCACAAGTTAACCTCAGAACAGCTCGAGTTCATCCACGATGTTCGCCGGCGCAGCAAGAACCGAATTGCAGCTCAGCGCTGCCGCAAGAGAAAACTGGACTGTATTCAGAACCTCGAATGTGAAATCCGCAAGTTG gtgtgtgagaaagagaaattgCTCTCAGAAAGGAACCAGCTGAAAGCAAGCATGGGAGAATTGCTAGACAACTTCTCATGTCTTTCCCAAGAAGTGTGTAGAGACATGCAGAGCCCAGAACAGATCCAAGCCCTCCACCGATACTGCCCCGTTCTCAGGCCCATGGATCTGCAGACAGCCACCACCATCAGCCCCTCCCCAGCCGGTGTGGAGCAGAGCCTGGTGCCGTCCCAGTGCGTCGGGGAGAGCATGCAGTGCTGCTCGGAGCAAGGCTCGGTGCAACTGGGAGCGCCCTGGCTGCCCAACAACGTCTCGGAGAATTGctcggccggcggcgggggTTTGGATGGAGCTGAGCCAGGTACTTACCCCGAGAGAGAGCTTCCGCGAGAGCAGAGTAGCCAAACGGTCACGGTAGACTTCTGTCAGGAAATGACTGATAAATGTACAACAGATGAACAGCCTAGGAAAGATTACACCTAG